A genome region from Sphingobacteriaceae bacterium GW460-11-11-14-LB5 includes the following:
- a CDS encoding GntR family transcriptional regulator → MNKISQLDHDSKVPLHYQAEEQLRKLIQLPEFSNGELFPKETDLAMRWGISRNTLRQAINNLVNEGLLERKKRVGTRVTQRKITTNLTNWMSFTHEMEDMGLIFKNLVLDVQKKKASEEVSKYLQIEADTDVICLKRIRSIDESPMVCFESYFHPRIGLSEDEDFKKPLYDLLDMDHNIVPMYSQEEIKAIAATAEIADLLGIKKGLPVLERKRLVLDAGRKPIEYNICYYRNDWFTYSIEIKRSV, encoded by the coding sequence ATGAACAAAATATCTCAGTTGGATCATGATAGTAAAGTACCACTGCATTATCAGGCAGAAGAGCAATTGAGAAAATTAATTCAGCTTCCTGAGTTTAGTAATGGAGAGTTATTTCCAAAAGAAACGGATTTGGCCATGCGATGGGGAATCTCCAGAAATACACTCCGACAGGCCATCAACAACCTGGTAAACGAGGGATTACTGGAACGGAAAAAGCGAGTGGGAACAAGGGTTACACAACGAAAAATAACGACTAACCTAACGAACTGGATGAGTTTCACACATGAAATGGAAGATATGGGATTGATTTTTAAAAATCTCGTACTCGATGTGCAGAAAAAAAAGGCCAGTGAAGAAGTATCAAAATATTTGCAGATCGAAGCCGATACCGATGTAATCTGTCTTAAACGTATCCGCAGTATTGATGAAAGTCCGATGGTGTGTTTCGAATCTTACTTTCATCCCCGTATCGGGCTCTCTGAAGATGAAGATTTTAAAAAGCCTTTATACGACCTACTGGATATGGACCACAATATTGTTCCCATGTATTCTCAGGAAGAAATAAAGGCGATCGCTGCTACAGCGGAAATAGCCGATCTGCTGGGCATAAAAAAGGGTTTACCTGTGCTGGAAAGGAAAAGATTGGTGCTCGATGCAGGCAGAAAGCCCATAGAGTACAATATCTGCTACTACCGTAACGATTGGTTTACCTATAGTATTGAAATTAAGCGTTCGGTGTAA
- a CDS encoding xylose isomerase, producing MKIQFYYPRWGSENINWDQFCHDVKEAGYDGVEAPVPENSDEQNIMITALKKYKLLLIAQYYQSFEKDFEKHKANYTKYLRFYASLQPVKINAQTGKDYFSFEQNAELFAIADAVTHETGITTCHETHRNKALFAAHITHDFLKKLPDLKITADFSHWCNVAESLLEDQEEALALACKQVEHLHSRIGHSQSAQVIDPRLPEFKAELNAHFNWWDAIVKAYHDNKKEVLTITTEFGPAPYMVHLPATNMPIANQWDINLYMMQLLKERYCK from the coding sequence ATGAAGATACAATTCTATTATCCGCGCTGGGGTTCTGAAAATATCAATTGGGATCAGTTTTGCCATGATGTAAAAGAGGCAGGATACGACGGTGTTGAAGCTCCTGTTCCTGAAAATTCAGATGAGCAAAACATCATGATCACTGCACTGAAAAAATATAAGCTGCTTTTGATTGCGCAGTATTATCAATCTTTCGAAAAGGATTTTGAAAAACATAAAGCTAACTATACAAAATATTTACGCTTTTATGCTTCGCTACAACCAGTAAAGATAAACGCACAAACGGGAAAGGATTATTTCAGTTTTGAGCAGAATGCCGAACTGTTTGCTATTGCAGATGCAGTAACTCACGAAACCGGGATTACCACATGTCATGAAACGCATCGTAATAAAGCATTGTTTGCCGCTCATATAACGCATGATTTTTTAAAAAAACTTCCTGATTTAAAAATAACAGCCGATTTTTCTCATTGGTGTAATGTAGCCGAGAGTTTATTGGAAGATCAGGAAGAGGCCCTTGCTTTGGCGTGTAAACAGGTTGAACATCTCCATTCGAGAATAGGTCATTCACAAAGTGCACAAGTAATAGATCCACGGCTGCCAGAGTTTAAAGCCGAGTTAAATGCCCATTTTAACTGGTGGGATGCCATTGTAAAAGCGTATCATGATAATAAAAAAGAGGTGTTAACCATCACCACTGAATTTGGTCCTGCTCCATACATGGTTCATTTACCCGCTACCAATATGCCGATAGCCAATCAGTGGGATATCAATTTGTATATGATGCAGTTACTAAAGGAGAGATATTGTAAATAG
- a CDS encoding phytanoyl-CoA dioxygenase family protein — translation MEKVNLHLSNDLADYSHPIANMFVQPKSAKEWEQYMLSDEQVAAFKKDGFIKGIKILSEEQVNLLNAELIKLQSLNEADKKLFYHYESNESEDPDKVLFHAIGAWRLTPGFHDLLWAPAFRMAAYQLLGQSFRIFHDQLFCKPAKHGGVVAWHQDFSYWTFTKPMHHLTCWIGLDDANTENGCLYFVPGSHKWGLLPITGLTGDMDAVRTILNKEQLEAFEKRVPNELPKGYASFHHPLMMHGSYANTANRPRRATVLNTMSAHTLGNTAGYHRQEALSSFPPMPQDQQLDGKFFPLLFDGDKELAAFGKAIPKVDYKELYDYDTQ, via the coding sequence ATGGAAAAGGTAAATCTCCATCTGTCTAATGATCTGGCCGATTATAGCCATCCAATCGCCAATATGTTTGTTCAACCAAAATCTGCAAAAGAATGGGAGCAATACATGTTGTCTGATGAACAGGTGGCTGCTTTTAAAAAAGATGGTTTCATCAAAGGGATTAAAATTCTGTCTGAAGAACAGGTAAATCTGCTTAATGCAGAGCTGATTAAATTACAGTCCTTAAATGAAGCCGATAAAAAACTATTTTATCACTATGAAAGCAACGAATCAGAAGATCCGGACAAAGTACTTTTTCATGCCATTGGCGCCTGGCGTTTAACGCCTGGCTTTCACGATTTATTATGGGCACCTGCCTTTCGCATGGCTGCTTATCAGTTGTTGGGGCAATCTTTTAGGATTTTTCATGATCAATTGTTCTGCAAGCCGGCTAAACATGGCGGCGTAGTGGCCTGGCATCAGGATTTTTCGTACTGGACGTTCACCAAACCCATGCATCACCTTACCTGCTGGATCGGATTGGATGATGCCAATACCGAAAATGGCTGCCTTTATTTTGTTCCCGGAAGTCATAAATGGGGACTGCTCCCGATTACCGGTTTAACAGGTGATATGGACGCCGTGAGAACGATATTAAATAAAGAACAATTGGAGGCATTTGAAAAACGGGTACCTAATGAACTGCCAAAGGGTTACGCCAGTTTTCATCACCCCCTGATGATGCATGGCTCTTATGCCAATACTGCTAATCGACCAAGAAGAGCAACAGTGCTGAATACAATGAGTGCGCATACGCTTGGAAACACTGCGGGGTACCACAGGCAGGAAGCCTTAAGCAGCTTTCCGCCAATGCCCCAGGATCAACAGCTTGATGGTAAATTTTTCCCCCTTTTATTTGATGGAGATAAAGAATTAGCAGCTTTCGGAAAAGCAATCCCTAAAGTGGATTATAAGGAGTTATACGATTACGATACCCAATAA
- a CDS encoding glycoside hydrolase → MLLLIITLFAQTALAQKEVPYFGKINWINGFAKEISGENITYFSAFPDYATSALLTRATDGKKTIEWETAKIPQNSKGDYVYFSWVAAHSTATSSGNRNFDLYVNDQKLLTFTTLPGNKTPDWISKAEDGSALVFQQTKRDGANDAHGLAFLRLPASKVKPGQAIRIKVIGQAQNSNDWYMTFKFSFEEKVDINPMPFLLKNGKQPIVLTALHFGKDEQLKVKVNNSESYAFVIKDGVNNFDIPVNAVKKDDSVRILAVSAGKTLVNKFIAVKPVVYRELNFIHHSHTDIGYSHLQPEVLKIHLKNIDDALAMIEKTKDYPVEAKFKWNIESLWAVENYLKQASPTQKEKFVKAVKEGSICLSALYANILTGLSQPEEMFHYTDYAAQLRKEFGFEINSAMISDIPGFAWSTVTALSKGGVKYFSSGPNFMGEDHPYLGDRAGYFVKAWGDKPVWWTSPSGEEKVLFWTGAKGYSSWHGTAIGGVFDRGPKKIAAYLQELTAKNYPYETVQWRYNIVADNGPIDTGVSDFVKQWNEKYASPKIVLNTTEKLFETFEKRYGAQIPTVKGDISPYWEDGAVSTASEEGKNRTNSLHLQQLTTLYSMLNAKQYNAQQFYEAWTNIIMFHEHTWGAHNSITEPDVPFVTEQWRIKKQFMLDGDAQINNLEENLLQPLTDSKSKKIAVFNTSSWKRTGPVVLSGTIAGRSVKDAAGNKKPLQKLSNGNYVFMADVPALGTATYEISNDAPSSSASQFTVAENSISNGKIGFTWDKINGSITGLKTENNFNYVGGFSNQGLNSYWYVPGMNPQEAVSNGKVQVKVMENGPVLTKVSIISDAPGANKLERTLSLFAGSDALLIENILDKKSVRSKEAVHFGYPFDAALTETTIDAGYGTMRYLKDQLPGSNMDYLYGRRWLDVSKADKGIQWMLLEMPLIEPGNMIDERQTMPPKHKEWKKEGQPTSTWFSYVMNNYWHTNYKADQEGAVHFKYALRPHNMVNDVEMEKAAAEFTQPLIAVPVKKEQTLPATLFELSNPKIVVTSITPNADGTYVVRLFNPEQAVQQTQFVWKSLQPKSFIEMKSGENRSATTKVNMAAMGVSEFLLIK, encoded by the coding sequence ATGCTGTTACTGATCATTACCCTGTTTGCGCAAACAGCATTGGCGCAGAAAGAAGTGCCCTATTTTGGGAAAATCAACTGGATCAACGGTTTTGCAAAAGAAATAAGTGGCGAAAACATCACTTACTTTTCGGCTTTTCCGGATTATGCCACCAGTGCTTTGTTAACCCGGGCTACTGATGGAAAGAAAACCATCGAATGGGAAACCGCTAAAATCCCGCAAAACAGTAAAGGTGATTATGTTTATTTCAGTTGGGTAGCCGCACATTCTACGGCTACCAGTAGCGGTAACCGCAATTTTGATTTATATGTTAACGATCAGAAATTATTAACCTTTACTACACTACCAGGAAATAAGACACCCGATTGGATTTCCAAGGCAGAAGATGGTTCTGCATTGGTTTTTCAACAAACCAAAAGAGATGGTGCCAATGATGCCCACGGGCTGGCTTTCTTACGTTTGCCTGCGAGTAAGGTAAAACCGGGACAGGCGATACGGATTAAAGTGATTGGTCAGGCGCAAAATAGCAATGATTGGTACATGACCTTCAAATTTTCATTCGAAGAAAAAGTGGATATTAATCCCATGCCTTTTCTATTGAAAAATGGAAAACAGCCTATTGTATTAACCGCTTTGCATTTTGGAAAAGATGAACAACTTAAGGTTAAAGTAAATAATAGCGAATCTTATGCTTTCGTGATAAAAGATGGTGTAAACAATTTTGATATCCCTGTAAATGCCGTAAAAAAGGATGACAGTGTTCGGATTTTGGCCGTTTCGGCTGGAAAAACATTGGTTAATAAGTTTATCGCTGTAAAACCGGTTGTTTATCGCGAATTAAATTTCATACACCACTCCCATACCGATATTGGTTACTCGCACCTCCAACCTGAGGTTTTAAAAATTCACCTTAAAAATATTGATGATGCTTTGGCGATGATCGAAAAAACGAAAGATTATCCTGTGGAAGCCAAATTCAAATGGAATATAGAATCGTTATGGGCAGTCGAAAATTATTTGAAACAGGCCTCACCAACACAAAAGGAAAAATTTGTTAAAGCCGTAAAAGAGGGAAGTATTTGTTTATCGGCTTTGTATGCCAATATTCTTACGGGTTTAAGCCAGCCTGAAGAAATGTTTCACTACACAGATTATGCCGCTCAACTCAGAAAAGAATTTGGTTTCGAAATTAACAGTGCCATGATTTCGGATATCCCGGGTTTTGCCTGGTCTACAGTAACCGCTTTATCCAAAGGAGGAGTAAAATATTTTTCGAGCGGGCCAAATTTTATGGGCGAAGATCACCCTTACCTGGGCGATAGGGCAGGATATTTTGTAAAAGCCTGGGGCGATAAACCGGTATGGTGGACATCACCCTCAGGAGAAGAAAAAGTATTATTCTGGACGGGTGCCAAAGGCTATTCCTCCTGGCATGGAACAGCCATAGGTGGCGTATTTGATCGCGGACCAAAAAAAATAGCAGCCTATTTACAAGAGCTTACCGCCAAAAATTATCCTTATGAAACAGTACAATGGAGGTACAATATTGTGGCAGATAATGGACCAATTGATACCGGAGTTTCCGATTTTGTAAAACAATGGAATGAAAAATATGCTTCTCCAAAAATTGTACTCAATACAACCGAAAAACTTTTTGAAACTTTTGAAAAGCGATACGGAGCGCAGATCCCAACAGTTAAAGGAGATATTAGTCCCTACTGGGAAGATGGGGCGGTTTCTACCGCTTCTGAAGAAGGAAAAAACAGAACCAATAGTTTGCATTTGCAGCAATTAACAACATTGTATTCGATGTTAAACGCCAAGCAATACAATGCGCAGCAGTTTTACGAGGCCTGGACGAATATTATCATGTTTCATGAGCATACCTGGGGCGCGCACAACAGCATCACCGAGCCTGATGTACCATTTGTTACCGAACAATGGCGCATTAAAAAACAATTTATGCTCGATGGAGATGCGCAGATTAATAATTTGGAAGAAAATTTATTGCAACCATTAACCGATTCAAAGTCTAAAAAAATTGCGGTATTCAATACTTCATCCTGGAAAAGGACCGGACCGGTCGTACTATCGGGAACCATAGCAGGGCGATCAGTAAAAGATGCGGCAGGCAATAAAAAACCTTTACAAAAACTAAGTAACGGAAACTATGTGTTTATGGCCGATGTACCCGCTTTAGGTACCGCGACTTATGAAATTTCTAATGACGCGCCAAGTAGCTCAGCAAGTCAATTTACTGTTGCCGAAAATTCGATCTCGAATGGGAAAATTGGATTTACCTGGGACAAAATCAATGGCAGTATTACAGGACTAAAAACAGAAAATAATTTCAATTATGTTGGTGGTTTTAGCAATCAGGGATTAAACAGCTATTGGTATGTGCCGGGCATGAATCCACAAGAGGCCGTAAGTAATGGGAAGGTGCAGGTAAAAGTGATGGAGAACGGGCCGGTGCTGACCAAGGTGTCGATTATTTCGGATGCACCGGGCGCGAATAAACTGGAAAGAACATTGTCTTTATTCGCGGGGAGCGATGCCCTGTTGATCGAGAATATTTTAGATAAAAAATCAGTTCGTTCTAAAGAAGCCGTTCACTTCGGTTATCCCTTTGATGCCGCGCTAACCGAAACAACTATCGATGCCGGTTATGGCACCATGCGTTATTTAAAAGATCAGTTGCCAGGTTCGAATATGGATTATCTGTATGGCCGCAGATGGCTGGATGTATCAAAAGCCGATAAAGGGATACAATGGATGTTACTCGAAATGCCTTTGATAGAACCAGGAAATATGATTGATGAAAGGCAGACCATGCCACCGAAGCATAAAGAATGGAAAAAAGAAGGGCAACCCACTTCAACCTGGTTTAGTTATGTGATGAACAATTATTGGCATACCAATTACAAGGCTGATCAGGAAGGAGCAGTTCATTTTAAATATGCTTTACGCCCACACAATATGGTGAATGATGTTGAAATGGAAAAAGCTGCAGCCGAGTTTACGCAGCCTTTAATTGCCGTGCCAGTTAAAAAGGAGCAAACACTCCCGGCAACACTTTTCGAATTAAGCAATCCAAAAATTGTGGTGACCAGCATTACACCAAATGCAGATGGAACATATGTAGTGCGTTTGTTTAATCCGGAACAAGCTGTTCAGCAAACACAATTTGTGTGGAAATCATTGCAGCCAAAATCTTTTATCGAAATGAAATCAGGAGAGAACAGGTCAGCTACTACTAAAGTGAATATGGCCGCTATGGGCGTTTCGGAATTCTTATTAATCAAATAG
- a CDS encoding alpha-1,3-galactosidase B — MKRLKIISLSIIFFSLTLSLSAQTKVKVYHLSTYGIIPNNGKNSTSKLSEVLKKIKNETKYNDSVVVKFKKGRYDFYPEGAAIKTYYVSNHDQNNPKTVGIALEQFKNLTIEGNGADLMFHGRMLPVALVEASNVKLQNLSIDFEKPQIAQVKIIENDTIKGNIVFETAPWVKYLIKDSVFYNTGEGWQMQPTSGIAFEGKTKHIVFNTGDIRVGTKGVSEISPGKIRAYNWKNKKLVPGTVIAMRSWARPAPGIFVHKGKNISLVNVKVHYAEGMGLLAQLTENIYMDGFGVCLRGDHDPRYFTTQADATHFSGCKGIITSKNGLYEGMMDDAINIHGTYLKLVKKIDSKTVIGNYMHSQSYGFDWGYAGDSVQFIQSKTMELWDVKNTIAAIEPIRGNESDPIKSFKIEFTKELDAEIDPSKQDIGIENLTWTPAVQFTGNTIRNNRARGALFSTPKKTLVARNLFDHTSGTAILLCGDSNGWYETGACRDIEITDNKFVNALTSMYQFTSAVISIYPEIPDLKNQKKYFHSGIRIHHNQFDTFDYPILYAKSVDGLTFSDNKIIMNKEYPAFHANKNVISFNRVVRADIRNNSVNGQVTDLSVK; from the coding sequence TTGAAGCGCTTAAAAATTATAAGCCTATCCATTATATTTTTCAGTTTAACCCTTTCCCTAAGTGCGCAGACAAAAGTGAAAGTTTATCATCTTTCTACTTACGGAATTATACCCAACAATGGAAAAAACAGTACATCAAAGTTATCGGAGGTACTTAAGAAGATTAAAAATGAAACAAAATACAATGACTCCGTAGTCGTAAAGTTTAAAAAAGGGCGATATGATTTTTATCCCGAAGGAGCCGCAATAAAAACGTATTACGTTTCCAATCACGATCAGAATAATCCGAAAACTGTTGGAATAGCACTGGAACAATTCAAAAACCTCACGATTGAAGGCAATGGTGCTGATTTAATGTTCCATGGGCGTATGCTTCCAGTTGCACTTGTGGAGGCAAGTAATGTAAAACTCCAAAACCTAAGTATCGATTTTGAAAAACCACAAATTGCACAGGTCAAAATTATTGAAAATGATACCATAAAGGGAAATATCGTTTTTGAAACCGCGCCATGGGTGAAATATTTGATCAAAGACAGCGTATTTTATAATACAGGAGAGGGATGGCAAATGCAACCAACATCGGGCATTGCATTTGAAGGCAAAACCAAACATATTGTTTTTAATACCGGAGATATCCGGGTAGGAACGAAAGGTGTTTCCGAAATATCACCAGGTAAAATAAGGGCTTACAACTGGAAAAACAAGAAGCTGGTTCCTGGTACTGTAATCGCCATGAGAAGCTGGGCGCGCCCTGCACCGGGTATCTTTGTGCATAAAGGTAAAAACATCAGTTTGGTGAATGTAAAAGTGCATTATGCTGAGGGCATGGGACTGTTGGCCCAGTTAACAGAAAATATTTATATGGATGGTTTCGGCGTGTGTTTAAGAGGCGATCATGATCCAAGATATTTTACCACGCAAGCAGATGCAACACATTTTTCTGGTTGTAAAGGTATTATTACCTCAAAGAATGGCTTATATGAAGGGATGATGGATGATGCGATTAACATACATGGTACCTACCTGAAATTAGTTAAAAAGATTGATAGCAAAACGGTTATTGGTAATTATATGCATAGCCAGAGTTATGGCTTTGACTGGGGTTATGCAGGCGACAGTGTACAGTTTATCCAATCCAAAACAATGGAGCTGTGGGATGTTAAAAATACCATTGCCGCTATCGAACCCATAAGGGGCAATGAAAGCGATCCGATCAAATCATTTAAGATTGAATTTACAAAGGAGCTGGATGCAGAAATAGATCCTTCAAAACAGGATATCGGGATTGAAAACTTAACCTGGACACCTGCCGTGCAATTTACCGGCAACACCATCAGGAATAATAGGGCAAGAGGAGCACTCTTCAGTACCCCCAAAAAAACATTGGTGGCCCGAAATCTGTTTGACCATACATCCGGAACTGCTATTTTGCTCTGCGGCGACAGTAACGGCTGGTATGAAACCGGTGCCTGCAGGGACATAGAAATCACAGATAATAAATTTGTGAATGCTTTAACCAGTATGTATCAGTTTACAAGTGCAGTTATCTCCATCTATCCGGAAATTCCGGATCTTAAGAACCAAAAGAAATATTTTCATTCGGGAATACGGATACATCATAATCAATTTGACACGTTTGACTATCCGATTTTATATGCAAAATCAGTTGATGGACTAACGTTTAGCGACAATAAAATAATCATGAACAAAGAATATCCGGCATTTCATGCCAATAAAAATGTAATCAGTTTTAATCGTGTCGTTCGCGCGGATATCAGGAATAATTCGGTTAACGGACAGGTAACAGATCTTTCCGTTAAATAA
- a CDS encoding pyridoxamine 5'-phosphate oxidase, with amino-acid sequence MLGILKEEEIEKLLKEQYIGRLACHAHGVSYIVPINYVYNNGTVYAHSAPGQKIRMMKSNPQVCFQTDQIRDTFNWKSVVCWGKFEEINDNAEKQRALQGIIHRMMPLTNTPSAQPSHGTGKADTYDEDIIVFKIILHLKTGRFEVHDTVE; translated from the coding sequence ATGTTAGGCATATTAAAAGAAGAGGAAATAGAAAAGCTCCTTAAAGAACAATATATTGGCCGTTTGGCCTGCCATGCCCATGGCGTAAGTTACATTGTGCCCATCAATTATGTGTACAATAACGGCACGGTTTACGCGCACTCTGCTCCCGGGCAAAAAATCAGGATGATGAAAAGTAATCCTCAGGTATGCTTTCAGACCGACCAGATCCGCGATACCTTTAACTGGAAGAGTGTAGTGTGCTGGGGCAAGTTTGAAGAAATCAATGATAATGCAGAAAAGCAAAGAGCACTTCAGGGGATTATCCACCGGATGATGCCTTTAACCAATACCCCTTCGGCACAGCCGTCACATGGTACGGGCAAAGCAGATACTTATGATGAAGATATTATCGTGTTTAAAATTATCTTACACCTTAAAACGGGCAGATTTGAGGTTCACGATACCGTAGAGTAA
- a CDS encoding PAS domain-containing sensor histidine kinase, with the protein MDRSKFLDAIIENAIDGIITIDDKGIIEHLNPAALELFGYDKAELVGKNVSVLMPEPDHSRHDGYLSRYEHTGQKHIIGVGREVSGKRKDGSVFPFRLGVSEIEFSDRKIYTGFIHDLSKEKANEEQIRSYTEKLEVKIKERTHDLVKLVSELEMAKENMQALFQKEKELNQLKTRFVSMASHEFRTPLSSIQLSASLIDKYTSKQDVASVEKHTLKIKNSINNLTTILNDFLSLEKLEAGKVEASAQTFNIISFAEEIAEEMQMMTKENQHIIYEHTGTTAEVYLDPNLLKNCVINLISNSIKYSGADTLIQFNSILKDDELLLEVKDNGIGIPKVDQNNLFEPFFRAHNTGDIPGTGLGLNIVKRYVGLMNGTVACQSEQNSGTVFTLRFTFRK; encoded by the coding sequence ATGGATAGATCGAAATTTTTAGATGCAATTATTGAAAATGCCATTGATGGAATTATCACTATTGATGATAAAGGGATTATTGAACATTTAAACCCGGCTGCACTTGAGCTTTTTGGTTATGATAAAGCAGAACTGGTGGGAAAAAATGTTTCGGTTTTAATGCCGGAGCCCGACCATTCGCGCCATGATGGCTACTTATCCAGATATGAACATACCGGGCAGAAACACATTATAGGTGTTGGGAGAGAAGTTTCCGGAAAGCGTAAAGATGGTTCTGTTTTTCCCTTTAGGCTGGGCGTAAGCGAAATAGAATTTAGTGACCGTAAAATTTATACTGGTTTTATCCACGATCTGAGTAAAGAAAAAGCCAATGAAGAGCAGATTAGAAGTTACACCGAAAAACTAGAGGTTAAAATAAAAGAGCGTACACACGATCTGGTTAAACTGGTATCCGAACTCGAAATGGCCAAAGAAAATATGCAGGCGCTATTTCAGAAAGAGAAAGAACTTAATCAGCTCAAAACAAGGTTTGTTTCCATGGCTTCGCATGAGTTTAGAACGCCACTTAGTTCTATACAATTATCAGCTTCTTTAATAGATAAATATACTTCTAAACAGGATGTGGCCAGTGTAGAAAAACATACGCTGAAAATCAAAAATTCGATCAATAACCTCACTACAATCTTAAACGACTTTCTTTCGCTGGAAAAACTTGAAGCCGGAAAAGTAGAAGCATCTGCCCAAACTTTCAATATCATCAGCTTTGCAGAAGAAATTGCAGAAGAAATGCAGATGATGACCAAAGAGAACCAGCATATTATTTACGAACATACCGGTACAACTGCCGAAGTTTATCTTGATCCGAACCTATTGAAAAATTGCGTGATCAATCTGATTTCCAATTCGATAAAATATTCTGGTGCCGACACTTTGATCCAGTTCAATTCTATTTTAAAAGATGATGAGCTCCTTCTGGAGGTGAAGGATAACGGCATTGGTATTCCAAAAGTGGATCAGAATAACCTGTTCGAACCTTTTTTCAGGGCACATAATACAGGCGATATCCCTGGCACAGGTTTAGGGCTAAACATTGTAAAAAGATATGTAGGCCTGATGAATGGTACTGTAGCCTGCCAGAGTGAACAAAATTCGGGTACGGTTTTTACACTCCGCTTTACCTTCCGTAAATAA
- a CDS encoding transcriptional regulator translates to MNKKVLIIEDNDDIRESTAEVLDLAGYETFTAKHGKLGVEMALNHLPDVILCDIMMPELDGYGVLYLLNKNQKTANIPFIFITAKTERADMRKGMEMGADDYLTKPFDDIELFKAIESRFKKKQQSSGFNSGTGNSETVMNELRKRGKSRPIANKQIIYVEGDEPTHLYYLVKGQVKTYKRFKDGRELSSSLYHDGDFFGYESLCNGEVYTDNAATLIESDIIQIPKSDFMEYLLNHQAVSKTFIALLSGNVRDKGKQMLQLAYSSVRKRVAEALLQVAVKFGDGTEDSCTIRISRDDLAALVGTASETVSRMLADFKDEKLIDKTGNAINILSLEKLRNIKQ, encoded by the coding sequence ATGAACAAGAAAGTTTTGATTATTGAAGACAATGATGACATCAGGGAAAGTACAGCCGAAGTACTGGATCTGGCCGGTTACGAAACTTTTACCGCTAAACATGGTAAGTTAGGTGTAGAAATGGCACTGAACCATTTGCCGGATGTAATCCTTTGCGATATCATGATGCCGGAACTGGATGGTTATGGGGTGCTGTACCTGCTGAATAAAAATCAGAAAACGGCAAACATTCCTTTTATTTTCATTACGGCGAAAACTGAGCGGGCAGACATGCGAAAAGGTATGGAAATGGGAGCAGATGATTACCTCACCAAACCATTTGATGACATCGAACTCTTTAAGGCTATAGAAAGCAGGTTTAAGAAAAAACAACAATCATCGGGCTTTAATTCAGGCACAGGCAATAGCGAAACGGTGATGAACGAACTTCGCAAAAGGGGCAAATCAAGGCCAATTGCCAACAAACAAATTATTTATGTGGAAGGGGATGAGCCGACCCATCTTTATTATCTAGTTAAGGGCCAGGTAAAAACCTACAAACGTTTTAAGGATGGCAGGGAACTTTCATCCAGCTTGTATCATGACGGAGATTTTTTTGGATACGAAAGTTTATGTAATGGCGAGGTATACACAGACAATGCGGCAACCTTAATAGAATCAGACATTATCCAGATCCCCAAATCCGATTTTATGGAATACTTGCTCAACCATCAGGCGGTATCCAAAACTTTTATCGCTTTATTATCTGGAAATGTACGCGATAAAGGAAAGCAAATGCTCCAGCTGGCTTATTCATCCGTACGAAAACGTGTGGCAGAAGCATTGTTACAGGTGGCCGTTAAATTTGGCGACGGTACTGAAGACAGCTGTACCATCAGGATCTCGCGCGATGATCTTGCTGCATTGGTAGGTACAGCCAGCGAAACAGTAAGCAGAATGCTCGCTGATTTTAAAGATGAAAAGCTTATCGATAAAACAGGTAATGCCATTAATATTCTCTCCTTAGAAAAATTACGGAATATTAAACAGTAA